One Pecten maximus chromosome 7, xPecMax1.1, whole genome shotgun sequence genomic window carries:
- the LOC117331238 gene encoding sex peptide receptor-like, with protein MCDWMCDWMCGGGASSCFSKCNDSNPEHRLQSVTSYCSNISIHTAIERVRLKVFDVGKATALDVGVVLYGYLTPALCALVLLLNTLLVAILSRRKTRSPTNMILCCIAVLDTLTILLPMPWYLYFFTSGGYEEFVPFSWCLVYKYMGSILPTVCHNSSLWLTVALAGHRYVGLCHPRISKFTSSYKAVTICLFVILIITTVMQSTILLLEDVEPVRVVGKELFVTSGLKYVDTCSIVIKAEKENYLISVQVYLWARMVVVELLPTAMLLIFNMFLLRKTCESYRYRRKLVNGNAAMCKSDFRECMRTTIMLLTLCTFCVLVQIPAATILFLMFIQTNTGSRMFTLRGTKVAVTLVNFGLFLSFPVNFAICLGLSEKFRNTLKHMLTSRNRSQSVSGVSTSMFSMKPGNTHDAQSSSPMLPSVPTNICYKTSL; from the coding sequence ATGTGTGACTGGATGTGTGACTGGATGTGTGGAGGCGGAGCCTCGTCATGCTTCAGTAAATGTAATGATTCCAACCCGGAACATCGGTTACAGAGTGTGACGTCATACTGCTCCAACATCAGCATTCATACCGCCATTGAGCGGGTGAGGTTGAAAGTGTTTGACGTCGGCAAGGCGACAGCGTTAGATGTGGGCGTGGTTTTGTACGGTTACCTAACCCCGGCGCTATGTGCATTGGTGTTACTTCTCAATACTCTGTTGGTGGCCATCTTGTCGAGAAGGAAAACAAGGTCACCGACAAACATGATATTGTGCTGTATTGCTGTTTTGGATACATTGACTATACTTCTCCCAATGCCGTGGTATCTGTATTTCTTCACCTCTGGGGGTTATGAGGAGTTTGTGCCGTTTTCCTGGTGCTTGGTTTACAAATATATGGGCTCAATTCTTCCTACTGTGTGCCACAACAGTTCATTGTGGCTCACGGTGGCATTAGCAGGCCACCGCTATGTAGGACTGTGCCACCCACGTATAAGCAAGTTCACGTCATCATACAAAGCCGTGACGATATGTCTGTTTGTCATCTTGATTATCACAACAGTAATGCAGTCCACGATTCTCCTGCTTGAGGACGTGGAACCCGTACGAGTGGTCGGGAAGGAACTCTTCGTCACTTCCGGTTTGAAATATGTCGACACATGCTCCATTGTTATTAAAgctgaaaaagaaaattatttaatcTCGGTGCAAGTTTATTTATGGGCTAGGATGGTTGTCGTTGAACTCCTGCCCACGGCGATGTTGTTGATCTTCAATATGTTTCTCCTGAGAAAGACATGCGAAAGTTACAGATATCGACGTAAGCTCGTAAACGGAAACGCAGCTATGTGTAAATCCGACTTCCGGGAGTGCATGCGCACAACCATCATGTTGCTAACGCTTTGTACATTTTGTGTTTTGGTACAGATTCCTGCCGCAACCATTTTGTTTCTGAtgtttatacaaacaaacacaggTTCTCGTATGTTCACTTTGCGTGGAACGAAAGTGGCTGTTACGTTAGTAAATTTCGGGTTGTTTCTCAGTTTTCCCGTCAATTTTGCTATTTGTCTTGGATTGAGCGAGAAGTTCCGAAATACACTGAAGCACATGCTTACGTCGCGAAATCGCTCACAATCCGTTTCCGGTGTATCCACAAGCATGTTCAGTATGAAGCCGGGCAATACACATGATGCCCAAAGTAGCAGTCCTATGCTACCATCTGTACCAACCAACATATGCTATAAAACTTCTCTATAG
- the LOC117330937 gene encoding beta-1,3-galactosyltransferase 1-like, producing MFPRLPTVYRFLCVCLVLSVILYTFLIQRTSKTVVSSAKLPWQEYVINNPKFDNVELIPRKPETTTFNRPNPQKKQTTDWIVVNTTPADQVVNPHNFGYLLNPDEICEGNVYLIIYVHTAPPNFHKRQMLRQTWGQKSILHQYRSKMVFVMGAVADRRVMEKVKMEHAHYGDVVQKDFVDSYRNLTYKGIAALNWVSTYCSNATYALKTDDDIMVNIFQLVFKLTSEIESRFGTKDLILCNQWLRMKVLRDKKSKWYIPKEDFEPNYFPPYCSGSAFILSIDVIKKMSAVAKYVPFFWVDDYYVTGMLAKRVGVTQKRLNEAYILNGKVVVDRFKNDTNKKLLFFHVGKLNTIYSMWDTLRERMKIQRDSFTWKPGS from the coding sequence ATGTTTCCCCGGCTGCCCACAGTGTACAGATTTCTTTGTGTGTGCCTCGTTCTGAGTGTGATATTGTACACGTTTCTGATACAAAGGACCAGTAAAACGGTTGTCTCCTCGGCTAAACTTCCCTGGCAAGAATACGTCATCAACAATCCCAAATTCGATAATGTAGAACTCATCCCGCGCAAACCGGAAACTACAACTTTCAACCGTCCGAACCCGCAGAAAAAGCAGACGACAGATTGGATTGTCGTGAACACTACACCCGCTGACCAGGTTGTTAACCCACACAATTTTGGATATTTGTTAAATCCGGACGAAATATGTGAAGGGAATGTGTATCTCATCATATACGTGCACACAGCACCGCCGAATTTCCACAAACGTCAAATGCTTCGACAAACTTGGGGACAAAAATCTATCTTGCATCAATACAGATCCAAAATGGTGTTCGTTATGGGAGCCGTAGCGGATCGTCGCGTGATGGAGAAAGTTAAAATGGAGCATGCGCACTACGGGGATGTCGTGCAGAAGGATTTCGTGGACTCTTACCGGAATCTAACATATAAGGGCATCGCGGCACTAAACTGGGTTTCTACCTATTGTTCTAACGCCACGTATGCCCTTAAAACAGATGACGACATTATGGTAAATATATTCCAACTAGTGTTCAAACTGACCTCCGAGATCGAGAGTCGCTTTGGAACGAAAGATTTGATACTCTGTAACCAATGGTTACGGATGAAGGTTCTTCGCGACAAGAAAAGCAAATGGTACATTCCAAAGGAGGATTTTGAACCAAATTACTTCCCACCATATTGCTCAGGATCAGCATTTATTCTCAGCATTGACGTCATAAAAAAGATGTCGGCCGTTGCGAAATACGTGCCATTTTTCTGGGTTGACGATTATTACGTCACGGGTATGCTCGCGAAACGAGTGGGCGTTACCCAAAAACGACTAAACGAAGCTTACATTCTTAACGGCAAAGTTGTTGTGGACCGATTTAAAAACGACACAAataagaaattattatttttccaCGTGGGGAAACTAAACACTATTTATTCCATGTGGGACACATTGAGAGAAAGAATGAAAATTCAAAGGGACAGCTTCACGTGGAAGCCTGGTAGCTGA